From a region of the Candidatus Zixiibacteriota bacterium genome:
- the murI gene encoding glutamate racemase translates to MTPEQKINRPIGVFDSGVGGLTVAREVFKLLPQEDVVYFGDVGRTPYGPRSKEIIIQFTRQDVAFLMEHNVKFIISACNSVSSVALDTVREEFEVEMIGVIEPGARAAVEKTRTGRVGVIGTNATIGSDAYAKMIHDLDDRIKVFSLACPLFVPLAEEGYIEKEGTYMIARDYLQMMHDVDVDTLVLGCTHYPLLKEVIAEVMGDKVTLIGSGDETARAARDMLARAGLLRNGSGRKGSHKYFVSDVPEKFMQLATRFLGSPPERITRVDISRY, encoded by the coding sequence ATGACTCCCGAACAGAAAATCAATCGCCCGATCGGCGTGTTCGACTCGGGTGTCGGCGGCCTGACCGTCGCCCGTGAAGTATTCAAGCTCCTGCCGCAGGAGGATGTGGTCTATTTCGGCGACGTCGGCCGCACCCCTTACGGACCCCGTTCCAAGGAAATAATCATCCAATTCACGCGGCAGGACGTGGCGTTTCTGATGGAGCACAACGTCAAGTTCATCATCAGCGCCTGCAACTCGGTCTCATCGGTCGCGCTGGACACGGTTCGCGAGGAGTTTGAAGTCGAGATGATCGGGGTGATCGAGCCGGGCGCGCGGGCCGCGGTCGAAAAGACTCGTACCGGCCGGGTGGGGGTGATCGGCACCAACGCCACGATCGGGTCGGACGCCTACGCCAAGATGATCCACGACCTCGACGACCGCATCAAGGTTTTCTCCCTCGCCTGTCCCCTGTTCGTGCCGCTGGCCGAGGAGGGGTACATCGAAAAAGAGGGCACCTACATGATCGCCCGGGATTACCTGCAAATGATGCACGACGTCGATGTCGACACGCTCGTGCTCGGCTGCACCCATTATCCCCTGCTCAAAGAGGTAATAGCCGAGGTGATGGGGGACAAAGTGACCCTGATCGGCAGCGGCGATGAGACCGCCCGGGCCGCCCGCGACATGCTGGCCAGGGCCGGGCTGCTTCGTAACGGCTCCGGTCGGAAGGGCTCGCATAAGTATTTCGTGAGTGATGTCCCGGAGAAGTTCATGCAGTTGGCGACGCGCTTCCTCGGCTCCCCCCCGGAACGGATAACGAGAGTGGATATAAGTAGGTATTGA
- a CDS encoding N-acetylmuramoyl-L-alanine amidase, translated as MVKRFLLTLIITILVLTGGVTAQSDSTIQVMVDYAGDIQPIMGFQKNRITYFSLSQLAEIIGGDLDWNLVGHSLFYQLPENRFEFVLGSPFFKLNTDLFNITYPARLEKGQLLLPAETFIPFLDRILQQQLTWNTDTHTLKIESQYFNVTDFKIEHKANGLLIDIFLTRELTYDIAITEGNWINVFITDGRVNTGQIVSQRDSRYMYKLTAHQGPGSAQVSMRMKKPVEQWQHRLATDPPRIEITIVDASFEVPENADTAPKVGPDNKIDVIVVDAGHGGDDYGAVGPGKTREKDIVLGIAKELAGLIRKDKQFKVIMTRGKDDDVSLEQRAKIANDAGADLFISIHANASPKRDVRGWNVFFLAAARNDSARAVAQFENSFFMREQSTLNKHRGEEDEETDVDPVMSILNEMIMTEFQTESHDFAMMIAKEFHRDLKIPARGVDQAGFFVLNKVYTPSVLVESGFISNKTEEKLLKTSSYQKTVAEAIYKAIKKFKAQYEAD; from the coding sequence ATGGTAAAACGTTTCCTCCTAACATTGATTATTACAATACTGGTACTCACGGGTGGGGTGACAGCCCAAAGCGACTCGACCATTCAGGTTATGGTCGATTATGCCGGTGATATCCAGCCGATCATGGGATTCCAGAAAAACCGCATAACCTATTTCTCCCTTTCACAATTGGCGGAAATAATCGGTGGGGATCTGGACTGGAATCTCGTGGGGCATTCGCTGTTCTACCAGCTTCCCGAAAACCGTTTCGAATTCGTGCTCGGTTCGCCGTTTTTCAAACTCAATACCGACCTGTTCAACATCACCTATCCGGCTCGTTTGGAGAAGGGACAGTTACTGCTCCCGGCCGAGACGTTCATTCCCTTCCTTGACCGAATTCTCCAGCAACAGCTAACCTGGAACACCGACACACACACCCTGAAAATCGAATCACAGTATTTCAACGTTACCGATTTCAAGATCGAGCATAAGGCCAACGGGCTCCTGATCGACATTTTCCTGACCCGGGAACTGACCTACGATATCGCTATTACCGAGGGAAATTGGATCAACGTCTTCATCACCGACGGCCGTGTCAACACCGGCCAGATCGTGAGTCAGCGCGACAGCCGCTACATGTACAAGCTGACCGCCCATCAGGGTCCCGGTTCGGCGCAGGTGTCGATGCGGATGAAAAAACCGGTGGAGCAATGGCAGCACCGCCTCGCAACTGATCCCCCCCGGATAGAAATTACGATAGTCGACGCCTCATTCGAAGTTCCGGAAAATGCCGACACCGCTCCAAAAGTCGGACCGGACAATAAAATCGATGTGATCGTGGTCGATGCCGGTCACGGCGGTGACGATTACGGCGCGGTCGGCCCCGGTAAAACACGCGAGAAAGACATCGTGCTGGGAATCGCCAAGGAGCTGGCTGGGTTGATCCGCAAGGACAAGCAGTTCAAGGTCATCATGACACGCGGCAAGGACGATGATGTCTCACTCGAACAGCGAGCCAAGATTGCCAATGACGCCGGCGCCGACCTGTTCATCTCGATCCATGCCAACGCCTCCCCCAAACGCGACGTGCGCGGCTGGAACGTCTTTTTCCTCGCCGCAGCCCGTAACGACTCCGCCCGAGCCGTGGCCCAATTCGAGAATTCATTCTTCATGCGCGAGCAGTCCACCCTCAATAAACATCGCGGAGAAGAAGACGAAGAAACCGATGTGGATCCGGTCATGTCGATCCTGAACGAAATGATCATGACCGAATTCCAGACCGAATCACACGATTTCGCCATGATGATCGCCAAGGAATTTCACCGTGATCTCAAAATCCCGGCACGCGGGGTCGACCAGGCCGGTTTTTTTGTGCTGAACAAGGTTTACACCCCCTCAGTCCTGGTCGAATCCGGTTTCATCAGTAATAAAACCGAAGAAAAATTGCTGAAAACCTCGAGTTACCAGAAAACCGTCGCTGAGGCGATCTACAAAGCGATCAAGAAGTTCAAGGCCCAATACGAGGCAGACTAA
- the ligA gene encoding NAD-dependent DNA ligase LigA has translation MSTGPIFISPMATTDKRLIAEIEKLRTEIERHNRLYYLEDSPQITDTEYDRLFDRLLEIEREHPELITPDSPSQRVGAPPSKKFEPAVHRLPMLSLQKVTTPEEFAEFDRRVKQGLETDEDIVYEVEPKLDGLAVELVYENGIFAQGSTRGDGATGETITPNLRTIHNIPLKLSETTAHKYPLLEVRGEVIMRRSAFERLNRHLEDTGQPPLANPRNGAAGSLRQLDSAVTASRPLLFYAYGISDTNLADLDRQSVVMDMLRREGFTVNERIQNVTGASAVESLFAKLTADRPGLDYEIDGMVIKVDSFEQQNLLGRISRAPRWAIAWKFKAELAETVLDDVEFSVGRTGVVTPVAVLKPVRVSGVTVTHASLHNEDELQRLDLRRGDTVIVRRAGDVIPEVVSVVTEKRPPDTEPIHYPQACPSCSGEIHRPVGEAAYRCFNAACPAQLEGHLFHFASKAGFDIEGLGGKLARQLIDAKLVNDPSDLFFLKLEQLLPLDLMAEKKATNLLAAIDRARSTPLPRAVYAFGIIGVGETAATLLAEHFGSLDKLINADAKEMEAIDGIGPIIAQNVSSFFTNTGTIQMINRMQQGYVRFPNAEKTKTSGQLAGKTFVITGTLSKPRGHFKNLIVEAGGKVAGSVSSKTDFLLCGEDAGSKLDKARKLGIEILDEDTFMKLLG, from the coding sequence ATGAGCACCGGGCCGATCTTTATTTCACCCATGGCTACTACAGACAAAAGACTCATCGCCGAAATCGAGAAACTCCGCACAGAGATAGAACGCCACAACCGTCTTTACTATCTCGAGGACTCTCCGCAAATCACCGACACCGAGTACGACCGGCTTTTCGATCGCCTGCTTGAAATCGAACGGGAGCACCCGGAGCTGATTACTCCCGACTCCCCCAGTCAGCGTGTCGGCGCACCGCCTTCGAAGAAATTCGAGCCGGCGGTCCATCGTCTGCCGATGCTTTCACTGCAGAAAGTCACTACGCCCGAGGAGTTCGCTGAATTCGACCGACGCGTGAAGCAAGGGCTCGAAACGGATGAGGACATTGTCTACGAAGTTGAACCGAAACTCGACGGCCTTGCCGTTGAACTGGTTTACGAAAACGGTATTTTCGCACAAGGCTCCACCCGCGGCGACGGCGCCACCGGCGAAACGATCACGCCCAACCTGCGCACGATCCATAACATCCCCCTGAAACTCTCCGAGACGACGGCTCACAAGTATCCGCTGTTGGAGGTGCGCGGCGAAGTGATCATGCGGCGTTCGGCGTTCGAGCGACTCAATCGCCACCTGGAAGATACCGGTCAACCGCCGCTGGCCAATCCGCGCAACGGGGCTGCCGGTTCATTGCGGCAGCTCGACTCCGCCGTCACGGCCTCACGACCGCTGCTGTTTTATGCTTACGGCATCTCCGATACGAATCTCGCAGACCTCGATCGCCAGAGCGTCGTGATGGATATGTTGCGGCGCGAAGGCTTCACCGTCAACGAACGCATTCAAAACGTAACGGGGGCCTCGGCGGTCGAGTCACTCTTTGCGAAGTTAACCGCCGATCGCCCCGGGCTCGACTATGAAATCGACGGCATGGTAATCAAAGTCGACTCGTTCGAACAACAGAACCTTCTCGGCCGCATTTCGCGTGCTCCACGCTGGGCGATAGCCTGGAAATTCAAAGCCGAGTTGGCTGAGACCGTTCTGGATGATGTCGAATTCTCCGTAGGACGCACCGGCGTCGTGACTCCGGTAGCGGTTCTTAAACCGGTCCGGGTGAGCGGTGTCACCGTAACCCATGCTTCCCTTCATAACGAGGACGAACTCCAACGTCTTGACCTCCGTCGCGGCGATACTGTGATCGTACGTCGAGCCGGTGATGTGATCCCCGAAGTGGTATCGGTCGTAACGGAAAAACGCCCCCCTGACACCGAACCGATCCACTACCCCCAAGCCTGCCCTTCCTGCAGCGGTGAAATTCATCGCCCCGTCGGCGAGGCGGCTTATCGTTGTTTCAATGCTGCTTGCCCGGCTCAACTCGAGGGGCATTTATTTCATTTTGCCTCCAAAGCCGGTTTCGATATCGAGGGCCTCGGCGGTAAACTCGCCCGGCAGTTAATCGATGCGAAACTCGTTAATGATCCCTCAGACCTCTTCTTCCTGAAGCTCGAACAACTTCTGCCGCTGGACTTGATGGCCGAGAAAAAAGCCACTAATCTGCTCGCTGCCATTGACCGTGCCCGCTCCACGCCGCTGCCTCGCGCCGTGTACGCCTTTGGCATCATCGGCGTCGGCGAGACTGCCGCGACCTTGCTCGCCGAACATTTTGGCAGCCTTGACAAACTCATTAATGCGGATGCAAAGGAAATGGAAGCAATCGACGGCATTGGTCCGATCATCGCCCAGAACGTTTCGAGCTTCTTCACCAACACCGGTACAATCCAGATGATCAACCGGATGCAGCAAGGTTATGTCCGCTTCCCCAATGCCGAGAAAACCAAAACGAGTGGACAACTGGCCGGGAAGACATTCGTCATCACCGGCACTCTGAGTAAACCGCGCGGCCATTTCAAGAATCTCATAGTTGAAGCGGGCGGGAAAGTAGCCGGGTCGGTTTCGAGTAAAACCGATTTTCTTCTCTGCGGCGAAGACGCCGGTTCCAAGCTCGACAAAGCCCGCAAGCTGGGCATCGAGATTCTCGACGAAGACACGTTCATGAAACTGCTGGGGTAG
- a CDS encoding isocitrate/isopropylmalate dehydrogenase family protein produces MAKYKIAWMPGDGVGNDVMEAARLVLDKLALDAEYIPADIGWEFWKTEADPLPKRTIDILNNVDCALFGAITSKPKEECEAELIPELRGKGHVYSSPIVRLRQEFNLRTNLRPCKAYPGNPLNYKDGIDIVVFRENTEDLYSGVEFFPLPDEVRDAVKKHNKKMARFDKYPSSEIAVSLRINTKTACRNIVTDAFEYAKKFGYKSVTVVEKPNVVRETSGLMVRTAREVAKNYPGIELWETNIDAMCMWLIKNPMDYSVLATSNLFGDIISDLCAQLVGGLGFAASGNIGDKLAVFEPTHGSAPKYAGQYKVNPMATLITTRMMLEWLGETELAERLESAIAAVILEGKVRTYDMGGTSSTLDVGKAVAAKC; encoded by the coding sequence ATGGCGAAGTACAAAATTGCCTGGATGCCCGGTGACGGGGTGGGCAATGACGTCATGGAAGCGGCCAGGCTGGTGCTCGACAAGCTGGCCCTGGATGCCGAGTACATTCCGGCCGATATCGGCTGGGAGTTCTGGAAGACGGAAGCCGATCCGTTGCCGAAACGGACGATCGATATTCTTAATAACGTCGACTGCGCTCTTTTTGGCGCGATTACCTCGAAACCCAAAGAAGAGTGCGAAGCGGAGCTTATCCCGGAACTGCGGGGGAAAGGGCACGTTTATTCGTCGCCGATAGTTCGCCTGCGTCAGGAGTTCAATCTCCGCACCAACCTGCGTCCCTGTAAAGCCTATCCCGGTAACCCGCTGAACTACAAGGACGGAATCGATATCGTGGTGTTTCGTGAAAACACCGAAGACCTTTATTCCGGCGTTGAGTTTTTCCCGCTGCCGGATGAAGTTCGCGATGCGGTCAAAAAGCACAACAAGAAAATGGCCCGGTTCGATAAATATCCGTCCAGCGAAATCGCCGTGTCGTTGCGTATCAACACTAAAACCGCCTGTCGCAATATCGTTACTGATGCTTTCGAGTACGCCAAAAAGTTCGGCTATAAATCGGTCACGGTCGTGGAAAAACCGAACGTGGTCCGCGAGACCTCGGGTCTGATGGTTCGCACCGCCCGCGAGGTGGCTAAGAACTATCCCGGGATCGAGCTTTGGGAAACCAATATCGACGCCATGTGCATGTGGCTGATCAAGAATCCGATGGATTACTCGGTACTGGCTACCTCTAACCTGTTCGGCGATATTATCAGCGATCTGTGCGCCCAGCTCGTCGGCGGTCTCGGTTTTGCCGCCTCGGGCAATATCGGCGACAAGCTGGCGGTGTTCGAACCGACCCACGGCTCCGCGCCCAAGTATGCCGGGCAGTATAAGGTCAACCCGATGGCCACTCTGATCACTACTCGAATGATGCTCGAATGGCTGGGGGAGACCGAACTGGCCGAGCGTCTTGAGAGCGCCATTGCGGCCGTGATCCTCGAGGGCAAGGTTCGCACTTACGACATGGGCGGCACGAGTTCGACGCTGGACGTCGGCAAAGCCGTCGCAGCCAAGTGCTGA
- a CDS encoding PorV/PorQ family protein, whose product MKKIIILTVLLTVAFSLNLAAEEADGGYAGAFFQIPIGARPTAMGGAYRGLSDDGAGVLFNPAGLSNINKRIFATSYRAMALDRKMGYATLIFPTSNYAALGIHWLYAGSGGVERRNYDGDPLGDEIEMHNHDFSIIFAKRFESFLSLGIKMNYLASTFADMNVYSIGVDLGAMLYIDHCISRESDFELPVEDLRVGLTVKYLDAKYKWNNEDYILQYVDGQSGVGTEQDDTVPTEIGLGISGRLLNRNLVLATDVVKNTEQSFEIHFGAEYYFRPEVAVRAGVDNGRLTFGAGYVFTFGKQLLGVDYAFSTDKADEGSEHIFSFDLLF is encoded by the coding sequence ATGAAGAAGATTATTATTCTGACCGTATTGCTGACCGTCGCGTTCAGCCTCAATCTCGCCGCCGAAGAGGCAGACGGCGGATATGCGGGAGCGTTTTTCCAGATACCGATCGGCGCTCGTCCAACCGCTATGGGCGGCGCTTATCGAGGTTTGTCGGATGACGGCGCCGGGGTGTTGTTCAATCCAGCCGGGCTTTCCAATATCAATAAACGGATATTCGCGACCTCTTACCGGGCCATGGCGCTTGATCGTAAAATGGGTTATGCCACGTTGATTTTCCCGACTTCCAACTATGCTGCCCTCGGTATTCACTGGCTTTATGCCGGTTCGGGCGGAGTCGAGCGCCGTAATTATGACGGTGATCCGCTCGGTGATGAAATCGAAATGCACAATCATGATTTCTCGATCATTTTCGCCAAGCGTTTCGAGTCGTTTTTATCGCTCGGGATCAAAATGAATTATCTCGCATCGACTTTCGCGGATATGAACGTCTACTCGATCGGTGTCGACCTCGGCGCCATGCTCTATATCGACCATTGCATCAGCCGGGAATCGGATTTCGAATTGCCGGTTGAAGACCTTAGGGTCGGTTTGACGGTCAAGTATCTCGATGCCAAATACAAATGGAACAACGAAGATTATATCCTGCAGTATGTCGATGGTCAAAGCGGTGTCGGCACCGAGCAGGATGATACTGTCCCGACCGAAATAGGACTCGGTATTTCCGGGCGTCTCCTGAATCGGAACCTGGTGCTGGCAACCGATGTTGTCAAGAACACGGAGCAGTCATTCGAGATTCACTTCGGTGCGGAATACTACTTCAGACCCGAAGTGGCGGTCCGGGCCGGAGTCGACAACGGCCGACTGACTTTCGGAGCCGGGTATGTGTTCACCTTCGGGAAACAATTACTCGGTGTGGATTATGCCTTCTCCACCGATAAAGCGGATGAGGGCTCGGAACATATATTTTCGTTTGATCTCCTTTTCTAA
- a CDS encoding PorV/PorQ family protein encodes MLIKSITICVVLTGLATAAFGADVDGLSMFKNDHIARAAGMASAVVSLEADPNILPYNPAAAARLEKFTASFGHTEHWENIRFESGHFGVNLFPKWWLHGGIRYAADNDLEKRGVIPTEDPLATFNTHDLSVKTGLAYTINERMSAGISLGWWFEEIEGWRGSAFNVDLGVLYRYDDKLGFGASAVGIGSDLVLSKSGFGDSEDIPLPTVYRIGAHYRAHEYVLAALDLVEADDDFHVHIGVQSPLHEYFTLRAGYMTGYDSKNFTAGASFGMRNITVDYAFVPFSNDLGTSHLFNITFSL; translated from the coding sequence ATGTTGATCAAGTCGATTACGATCTGTGTTGTCCTGACAGGCCTGGCGACCGCTGCCTTCGGCGCTGATGTCGACGGCCTCTCGATGTTCAAGAACGACCATATTGCCCGCGCGGCCGGAATGGCTTCAGCGGTGGTGTCGCTCGAAGCCGATCCCAACATCCTGCCGTACAATCCGGCGGCTGCGGCTCGTCTAGAGAAATTTACCGCCTCCTTCGGGCACACCGAGCATTGGGAGAATATCCGGTTCGAGTCGGGCCATTTCGGTGTCAATCTGTTTCCGAAATGGTGGCTGCACGGAGGAATCCGCTATGCCGCCGACAACGACCTCGAAAAACGAGGGGTAATCCCGACCGAAGACCCGCTGGCCACTTTTAACACCCATGACCTGTCGGTCAAGACCGGTCTGGCTTATACCATCAACGAGCGAATGTCGGCCGGGATCTCTCTGGGCTGGTGGTTCGAGGAAATCGAGGGCTGGCGGGGTTCGGCTTTTAACGTGGACCTTGGCGTGCTCTATCGTTATGACGACAAACTCGGCTTTGGAGCTTCCGCCGTCGGTATCGGCTCTGATCTGGTGCTCAGTAAATCCGGTTTCGGGGATTCGGAAGATATCCCGCTGCCGACCGTTTATCGCATCGGAGCGCACTACCGGGCGCATGAGTATGTTCTGGCGGCGCTGGACCTGGTCGAGGCGGACGATGATTTCCACGTCCATATCGGCGTGCAGTCGCCGCTGCACGAGTATTTCACCCTCCGAGCGGGTTACATGACCGGTTATGATTCCAAGAATTTCACTGCCGGAGCCTCGTTCGGCATGCGCAACATTACCGTAGACTATGCCTTCGTGCCGTTTTCGAATGATCTGGGAACGTCACATTTGTTCAATATAACCTTTAGTCTGTAG
- a CDS encoding SPFH domain-containing protein, translating to MSVLMEVLEWVDPTGDEMIYRIPQQGSTDIKMGAQLIVRDSQMAIFFKSGHAADVFYTGRHTLSSLNMPLLTRMLSLPWGFKSPFRAEVYFVNLKVFTDLKWGTKHPVTFKDSKLGLIRLRGHGAYTFRIDKPSLFLNSIVGRQARYTTADIQSYLRDVIIARMNDMLGENLDSILELPAIYTELAEQFKDVVKIEFEKYGLELVDFYISSITPPDEVSKMIDQRAGMEAVGDLDKFLKFEMARGLGVSGGPAATGSGMGMAAGVGLMMPSMMSKVFSPEQTDLAGSSVETVACPSCHAQTPVQSRFCYRCGHQMVLQNVCPHCQTQLATDAKFCHACGQKLDARPKCPHCSAELIPGSRFCGECGRSVTEDDANDSDK from the coding sequence ATGTCAGTTCTAATGGAAGTACTGGAATGGGTTGACCCGACCGGTGATGAGATGATCTATCGTATCCCACAACAGGGCTCGACCGACATTAAAATGGGTGCTCAGTTAATCGTGCGCGACTCGCAAATGGCTATCTTTTTCAAGTCCGGCCATGCTGCCGATGTTTTCTATACCGGTCGCCACACTCTATCGTCACTCAACATGCCGTTATTGACTCGGATGCTGAGTCTTCCCTGGGGATTCAAATCACCGTTTAGAGCGGAAGTTTATTTCGTCAACCTCAAGGTGTTCACCGATTTGAAATGGGGCACCAAGCACCCGGTTACTTTCAAGGACAGCAAGCTCGGTTTGATTCGGTTGCGCGGTCATGGGGCGTACACGTTCCGAATCGATAAACCCTCCCTGTTCCTGAACTCGATCGTGGGACGGCAGGCTCGTTATACCACGGCTGACATTCAAAGTTACCTGCGCGATGTCATTATTGCCCGTATGAACGACATGCTTGGTGAAAATCTGGATTCGATTCTGGAACTGCCTGCTATTTACACCGAACTGGCCGAGCAATTCAAAGATGTGGTTAAAATCGAATTCGAGAAATACGGCCTGGAATTGGTCGATTTTTATATCTCTTCGATTACACCGCCCGACGAAGTCTCCAAGATGATCGACCAGCGCGCCGGAATGGAAGCGGTCGGCGATCTCGACAAGTTCCTGAAATTCGAAATGGCTCGTGGTTTGGGTGTCTCCGGCGGTCCGGCTGCGACCGGTTCCGGTATGGGGATGGCGGCCGGGGTCGGTCTGATGATGCCGAGCATGATGTCCAAAGTGTTTTCTCCCGAACAAACGGACCTGGCCGGGTCGTCGGTTGAGACCGTGGCCTGTCCCAGTTGTCATGCGCAGACTCCGGTTCAGTCACGGTTCTGCTATCGCTGCGGTCATCAGATGGTTCTCCAGAACGTTTGCCCGCATTGCCAGACTCAGTTGGCGACCGATGCCAAGTTCTGCCATGCCTGCGGTCAGAAACTCGATGCCCGCCCGAAATGTCCGCATTGCTCGGCGGAATTGATTCCCGGTTCACGTTTCTGTGGTGAGTGTGGTCGTTCGGTGACGGAAGATGACGCAAACGACAGCGACAAGTAA
- the smpB gene encoding SsrA-binding protein SmpB, with product MGENEEIKIAVRNRKAKHDYQIHWTIEAGIELHGCEVKSIRDGKINISDAYAVIENGQAWLKNLHISPYEMDSSNTPYDPIRPRRLLLHKREIRKLSIQTDQKGMTIVPLAIYFRNKLAKVELAVATGRKKYDKRQAVAKAEADRRMRKAIRKDM from the coding sequence ATGGGTGAGAACGAGGAAATCAAAATTGCGGTCCGCAACCGTAAGGCCAAGCACGACTATCAGATACACTGGACGATTGAGGCTGGAATCGAGCTACATGGGTGCGAGGTAAAATCGATCCGGGACGGCAAAATAAACATATCCGATGCTTATGCGGTCATTGAGAACGGCCAGGCCTGGCTCAAAAACCTCCATATCTCCCCCTATGAAATGGACAGCTCCAACACCCCTTACGATCCGATTCGTCCCCGTCGGCTCTTACTGCACAAACGGGAGATTCGCAAGCTGTCCATCCAGACGGACCAGAAAGGGATGACTATTGTCCCGCTGGCGATCTATTTCAGGAACAAGCTGGCCAAGGTTGAACTGGCGGTTGCCACCGGACGTAAGAAATATGACAAGCGACAGGCCGTAGCTAAAGCCGAGGCGGATCGCCGGATGAGAAAAGCGATCAGGAAGGATATGTAA
- a CDS encoding XTP/dITP diphosphatase has product MDLVLATNNSDKIREIKELLKGLPVNVKTKDDFEYFPDVEETGETLEENALLKANAIHKLTGMVALADDSGLEVDYLDGAPGVYSSRYAGEGCTYADNNRKLLAALAGVPQAQRGARFRCVIAIVWEDGTNNLAEGSAEGYITEEVGGREGFGYDPVFFYPHTGQRFSEMTLEEKNGVSHRGLALKGAAYLIRERLGLL; this is encoded by the coding sequence ATGGACCTCGTACTAGCCACGAATAACTCGGACAAGATTCGAGAGATTAAAGAACTACTTAAAGGCCTCCCCGTAAACGTCAAAACCAAAGACGATTTCGAGTACTTCCCGGATGTCGAAGAAACCGGCGAGACGCTCGAAGAGAACGCCCTGCTCAAGGCCAACGCCATCCACAAACTGACGGGAATGGTCGCGCTGGCGGATGACTCCGGCCTCGAGGTCGACTATCTCGATGGCGCTCCCGGTGTCTATTCCTCCCGTTATGCCGGGGAAGGCTGCACTTATGCCGACAACAACCGCAAGCTCCTCGCCGCTCTCGCGGGGGTGCCCCAGGCGCAGCGCGGTGCGCGGTTTCGCTGCGTGATCGCGATCGTCTGGGAGGACGGGACCAACAACCTGGCCGAGGGCTCGGCCGAGGGGTACATCACCGAGGAAGTCGGCGGGCGCGAGGGGTTCGGCTACGACCCGGTCTTTTTCTATCCGCACACGGGACAGCGGTTCTCCGAGATGACGCTGGAGGAAAAGAACGGCGTCTCCCACCGCGGGCTGGCTCTCAAAGGCGCGGCCTATCTCATTCGGGAACGGCTGGGGCTGCTCTGA
- a CDS encoding polyhydroxyalkanoate synthesis regulator DNA-binding domain-containing protein: MRLIKRYSNRRLYDTETSQTLTQAELAGLVKNGVEIQVVDTATGEDITLAVLGRVLMNEASSWDDAVKSKELFSRIISLGGEKSMSILKNTVLASIGAIQVTREKAEKIIDDLIKKGDLDKSDRKKAVMELLEKAEKSSAKWREKVSKEAGRIQKEVVTTVKKLNVANKDDLKKLDAKVTRLAKAVKALEKKIDELHK; this comes from the coding sequence ATGAGACTGATCAAGCGGTATAGTAATCGAAGGCTCTACGATACGGAAACGAGTCAAACCCTGACCCAGGCAGAACTGGCCGGGCTGGTCAAGAACGGCGTAGAGATTCAGGTGGTCGATACTGCCACCGGTGAGGATATCACTCTGGCGGTGCTGGGCCGGGTGTTGATGAATGAGGCATCGAGCTGGGACGATGCCGTGAAATCGAAAGAACTGTTTAGTCGGATAATTTCTTTAGGAGGCGAGAAATCCATGTCTATTCTTAAAAACACTGTACTGGCTTCGATTGGCGCCATCCAGGTGACCAGGGAGAAGGCTGAGAAGATTATCGATGATTTGATCAAGAAGGGTGATCTCGATAAGTCTGATAGAAAGAAGGCGGTTATGGAGTTGCTCGAAAAGGCTGAAAAATCATCCGCCAAATGGCGCGAGAAGGTCAGCAAGGAGGCGGGGAGAATCCAGAAGGAAGTAGTCACCACCGTCAAGAAGCTGAATGTGGCTAATAAAGATGACCTCAAGAAGCTCGATGCCAAGGTGACTCGTCTGGCCAAAGCGGTTAAGGCTCTCGAAAAGAAGATCGACGAGCTTCATAAGTAG
- a CDS encoding response regulator — translation MSHKIQINTAKILVIDDEPEITEIVETFLSEAGYQVSVENTAANAVEKARTYKPDVILLDIMMPGQDGYSICQELKSDPAYANIPVIFLTGKDRNDDMGRSFRSGGDMFIKKPFSCERLLEIVNIVLMSTGKR, via the coding sequence GTGTCGCATAAGATCCAGATCAACACAGCCAAAATCCTGGTTATTGACGATGAGCCGGAAATCACCGAAATCGTAGAGACCTTTCTCTCCGAGGCAGGATATCAGGTCTCGGTCGAAAACACCGCCGCAAATGCCGTCGAAAAGGCGCGCACTTATAAACCCGATGTGATCCTGCTCGATATTATGATGCCCGGCCAGGACGGGTACAGCATCTGCCAGGAACTCAAGAGCGATCCGGCTTATGCCAATATCCCCGTTATTTTTCTGACCGGCAAAGACCGTAACGACGACATGGGGCGCTCGTTCCGCAGCGGCGGCGATATGTTCATCAAGAAGCCCTTCTCCTGCGAACGTTTGCTCGAAATCGTTAACATCGTACTCATGTCCACGGGAAAACGTTAA